A genomic region of Haemophilus parainfluenzae contains the following coding sequences:
- a CDS encoding TrbM/KikA/MpfK family conjugal transfer protein, whose amino-acid sequence MKKPFKIAMICLALCSMSQVSHAVDELTGDTKTACEALLCLSSPKDAAKTPECHPPLNKFYSIRAKKPHETLKKRRNFLKLCPDSNEDSINQALSSKCARKPFSRRCMFK is encoded by the coding sequence ATGAAAAAGCCCTTTAAAATCGCTATGATATGTCTTGCCTTATGCAGTATGAGCCAGGTAAGTCATGCTGTGGATGAATTAACCGGAGATACCAAAACCGCCTGTGAAGCTCTACTCTGCTTATCATCACCAAAAGACGCGGCGAAAACGCCGGAATGTCATCCGCCGTTAAATAAGTTCTATTCAATTCGGGCTAAAAAACCACACGAAACGTTAAAGAAACGTCGTAATTTTTTAAAATTGTGTCCAGATTCCAACGAGGACTCTATTAATCAAGCGTTATCGAGCAAATGCGCCCGTAAGCCATTTAGTCGAAGATGTATGTTTAAATAA